A window of Sinimarinibacterium sp. NLF-5-8 genomic DNA:
TTTCGAGGTGTGACGCTTGATGTCCATGAAATCTGGGATGCGCAGGCCGACAGTCAAACGCATGTGGTGCTGCGGATGTGATAAGCCAGTGATCGCGCGACTCACCGATGGTTCAGAGGTGTATCCGAGGCGGCCAGACCTTGCTGATTTGCCTTTCTGGAAGTGCGATGCTTGCCAGAACTACGTTGGCTGCCATCACCAAACCCGAAACCGGACGAAGCCGTTGGGCGCGATTCCATCGCCGGAGATTCGCAACGCTCGCAAGCACATTCACGCGATCCTCGATCCCATGTGGAAAAGCGGTCAATGGAAACGCAAATTGCTCTACGAGCGGATCAGCTTTGAGCTTGGGTACGAATACCACACTGCACATTTGCGGTCGCTCGACGAGGCGAGGACGGTGTACAGGATCATCAAGCGCATGAGGCAGTGATCCATGTCCTTTCACGGCGGGATCACAACTGCCCAAATCTTTACGCCCGCGCTGCAATTAGGTACATTGTACCTAGCTCATGGATCGCGCATGGCACTTATCCAAAGCGTAGCGCCTCGAGATAGCTTGCAGGTTTTGCGTAGCAAAAGATGCGAGTTATCAACAGGCGGTTCTGTGCCCATTTTTCTAGAGTGGATGTCACGCGATCAATGTCAATTTTAAGGAGATTTTGCAATGGCGATTGCAATCAAAATGGAAGGCTTCAACTTTGTGGTTACGGGCCTGCCGGAAGATCAAGCCGAAAAGGTGGTGGATGCGCTGGAGGAGGCAGGGGTTGGGCGTATCTGGCAGTCCTGGGATGGCAGCGAGGCCGAATACAGTGCGTTGGTCAGCCGTGTGATTTGGGATGGCAGCGAGGCCGAATACAGTGCGTTGGTCAGCCGTGTGATTGCGGGCGATGTGGCGTCAGCTTGCGCCCCGATCATCGCGCATCTGGAAGGCATTGGCCTATCGCTGGATTGGGAGCAACCCTTTTTGGAACCGGGTGATGATGGGGACGAGTATTTCGTTTCAGTGGATGCCTATGACGATCTGCCGGATGCCGTAGCCGAGAAGGCGAGTGCCTATTGGGACGGCATCAAGGATTCCATCGCTGACATTGAGGACGCTACCAAGCGGTTGATTGATCTGCTCAAGGCGCAGGAGCTTGATTCTGCTGAGGCGTTGGCACATGAGATTTTTTATCATGCTTGCGAGCTTTTGGTGGATGCCCCGGAATATCGCGGCATTGAGGAACGTATCGCGCTGATCCGGCTGCTCAAGGAGGCGTTTGCTTGAACATCAGACCGATCACATCCATCACTGACCCGCGTTTGCTTGGCGTGGTGGATGTTGTCCGCGCCTCGTTCCCCAACCCCGCGCCTGGATTCGAGGCGCAAGGTTTTGCGCAAGGTTTTCATGATCTGACGGCTCGCCGCAACACTTGCCCGGACAGCGAAGTATCCGAGGTGGATGCGGCGTTCATTGATCTGGCGTTGTCGATGCCGCTGCCCGATTATGCGCAGTGGCTCAGGATGGATCGCGGGGGCGATTATCACGGTCGCTCCTTCCAGGCTGTTTTGTGGGGCGTGATGAGGGCTGCTGACCTGACTGCGGCGCAGGCCGGTGAGCTGATCGGCGTCAAGGATCGTGCGATTCGGCGTTGGCTGGAGCCGGTGGGGACTGCCGGACATCGGCAGATGCCGTATGCCGCCTGGTTCACCTTGCTCACCAAGCTGCGGGTGCAGGGGCGCCTGGGCACGCTCAAGCGTTCCTGAACCTGTTTGTGCCCACCAATGACCCGGCGTGAAATGCCGGGTTTTTTGTGAAGGCCGGTTGATCCAAAAGCGAAGCGCCTCGAGATGATTCGTATGGTTTGCGAAGCAAGACACGCGAGTTATCCAAAGCGCAGCGCCTCAAGATAACTTATATGGTTTGCGCAGCAAAACATATAAGTTATCAACAGGCAATTCCGTGACGCTTTTTCTAGAGTGTGCATGGACACTCAAGATCAACTGCATCAAATCCGATTGGCCGATGGCCTGGTTACGCTGTATCGCGGCGATTGCAACAGTGCTGCCGTACAGACCCATCACTTCGACGCGCTGATTTCCGACCCGCCCTATGGCATGAACTACGTCAGCACGCACCGCGATGGGCGTGACAAGACGACGGCCTTTGGGCGTTACATCAAAGGAGAGTCTTTTGCGCCGATCCACGGCGACGACAAGCCTTTTGACCCGACGCCGTGGGTGACGCTGGCCGGTAGTCGTCCTTGCGTGCTGTGGGGCGCTAACTACTTCTCGGATCGCTTGCCTGCAAACGGTCACTGGATGATCTGGGACAAGCGCGAGGGCAATCGACCCAATGATCAGGCCGACTGCGAAATGGCCTGGTCGAATCTCAAAGGCCCGCCGCGCCTGTTTTCCCATCTGTGGATTGGCCTGTGCCGTCGCGGGGAAGAAAACCTGTCCACGGGTGCGCGCAAGTTGCATCCCAATCAAAAGCCGGTTGCCTTGATGGACTGGCTGCTCGACCAATGCAAGCTCAAGGAGGGTGATACGGTGCTTGATCCCTTCATGGGTAGTGCCAGCCTGGGGGTTGCGTGCGTGCGCCGTGGCATCCGTTATATCGGCTGCGAGATCAGCCATGAGTATTTTGAAGTGGCCCGCAACCGTCTGGAACAGGAAATCGGCAAGTCGGGACGGGGTTTTGTGCAGCCACAGGCCGCATGGGACAGCCCGCAAGTGAGTTTGTTTTGATCAAAAAGCGCGGCAAACCCCGCCGTGAATGACGGGGTTTACCGCGCTTTTTTGATCAAATGAAGATTTAATGATTATCACCGTGAAGGCGCGCAAGGTGGGCAAGGCGGAATTGGGCGAAGTCGCCAAGGACTACCGGGTGTTGTCAATGCCTTATATGGTTTTACGCAGCAAAACATGCGAGTTATCAACAGTCGGTTCTCACCCGTCTGGCTAGAGGTCGATGTACCGTCCCAACCCGATTTGGCAATGACTCCACTGATTCGTGAAATGTCCCGTTTGGCAGGCGCAGATGTCCTGCAATCCTCGATGTGGTTCGATTGCGGACATTGGCAGCCTCACGCTCAGTCCGAATGGGCCTTGCTGCATTGCCCGTTGCCTTATGCGCGCTGTGCGATCTGTGGCTACGATCTGGATGGCACCAAGCTGCTG
This region includes:
- a CDS encoding DNA methyltransferase, with amino-acid sequence MDTQDQLHQIRLADGLVTLYRGDCNSAAVQTHHFDALISDPPYGMNYVSTHRDGRDKTTAFGRYIKGESFAPIHGDDKPFDPTPWVTLAGSRPCVLWGANYFSDRLPANGHWMIWDKREGNRPNDQADCEMAWSNLKGPPRLFSHLWIGLCRRGEENLSTGARKLHPNQKPVALMDWLLDQCKLKEGDTVLDPFMGSASLGVACVRRGIRYIGCEISHEYFEVARNRLEQEIGKSGRGFVQPQAAWDSPQVSLF
- a CDS encoding zinc-finger-containing protein, which translates into the protein MSMKSGMRRPTVKRMWCCGCDKPVIARLTDGSEVYPRRPDLADLPFWKCDACQNYVGCHHQTRNRTKPLGAIPSPEIRNARKHIHAILDPMWKSGQWKRKLLYERISFELGYEYHTAHLRSLDEARTVYRIIKRMRQ